From Primulina huaijiensis isolate GDHJ02 unplaced genomic scaffold, ASM1229523v2 scaffold28027, whole genome shotgun sequence:
ACGGCGATAGGAGATGCCGAATTGCTGGTGCGCACGTTGAATCTCAACGGTGGTTGTGGAGGAAGAGTTGGCAACGGCTGGATATCGGAGGAGCTATTGATGTCTCACCCTAAGTATAAAAACCTGTTGGAAATCACTAGCAGAGTCTGCCATCGACTTCGTATTTTCCAATCCCGAAAGGTTAGAGATGGTTAACTGTTCTTATATATTGGATCATAAAACGTCGTACACATCAAATTTCCCCTAATTTAGATCAATTTTACGAACAACGTACTCGTGTTTTGCTTCTAATGATTTGTATGATCAGGCACAGGATGCGAATGGGTGTGTGACAGATATGGGAGGCATCACGACCGATGAAATCGAGTTGGACATGCAAGAATTAGTGAAATTAGTTTTGACCAAGACCTCGAAGGATTTGGACAGTGACACCAAGCAAAACTTTCTTTCCATCGCTAGGAGTTTTTATTATGCTGCTTATTGTAATTCAGGCACCATTAATTTTCACATTGCCAAAGTGCTCTTCGAAGGAGTTATGTGAATTTGTAAATGTACAAAtcctaataatttaattggaggaagtatatatatatataattaagatTCAAAAGATGAGAGAAACTCGAGTTTGAAAACTGAaagatatatagtagttgagaAAACTTCAAAATTAATTCTAAAAAATATCATGTTTGTTGGAGTGTGAAATAATTATCTCTCGTGGCACTTTGCAAGATTTGAGTGGTGCTGTTATCACTggctataattttaattaaaacgaCAAACATTCGAttctacaattgatatcagagccaatGTCATAAATTCTCATTCCCATTTATAGCAAAGAATGCAATTATTGGAGGGAGATTAATTGGAATGAAATAATTGTCTCTATTGGGAGAACAATCGAACTATGATACTTAAACTGGCAAAATGTCAAGTTCACGATCCTACAATACTATCACATTATTTTTCGACTTCTTTTAATACTatgttcaaaaaatttaaaatatatacctCGATGTATGAACAATAATTTGATCTAAAGAATGATCGTAGATTTAGATAGGGAGACAACTTTTGAAGGGTATCGTTTACTCTCCATCATCGAACCCACCCCACTTTTTCTTTTATACCTAAAGTTTTGTAGTTGCAACTTTTTTTATGCAAGTCATTTTCATTTTACTAACCATTTAAAAGTGACCATTGATATCTATCATATTTGGAAAGTAAATGAATCTTATTCATGCCCTACCTTACATAGGGACAGAAGGGAGAAGGAACATAgattataatttaaaagatgatttttttaaaaaaaaattataaatatttacaataaatttacttttttttccattttaaaaGATGGGTCATTTCTACCTTTTGGTCGTTTCATCCATGTTTCAacattctcttttttttttttttttttttttttttttttttttttttttNGTTCATTTACTTTTCTCATTAGTATAATTACAAGTATATATtcttttcaattaaaataaGATGGCTAATTGCTTAAATACGAACAGCTATTTttcgaaagaaaaaaaaaattaataatgaaatatatNNNNNNNNNNNNNNNNNNNNNNNNNNNNNNNNNNNNNNNNNNNNNNNNNNNNNNNNNNNNNNNNNNNNNNNNNNNNNNNNNNNNNNNNNNNNNNNNNNNNNNNNNNNNNNNNNNNNNNNNNNNNNNNNNNNNNNNNNNNNNNNNNNNNNNNNNNNNNNNNNNNNNNNNNNNNNNNNNNNNNNNNNNNNNNNNNNNNNNNNNNNNNNNNNNNNNNNNNNNNNNNNNNNNNNNNNNNNNNNNNNNNNNNNNNNNNNNNNNNNNNNNNNNNNNNNNNNNNNNNNNNNNNNNNNNNNNNNNNNNNNNNNNNNNNNNNNNNNNNNNNNNNNNNNNNNNNNNNNNNNNNNNNNNNNNNNNNNNNNNNNNNNNNNNNNNNNNNNNNNNNNNNNNNNNNNNNNNNNNNNNNNNNNNNNNNNNNNNNNNNNNNNNNNNNNNNNNNNNNNNNNNNNNNNNNNNNNNNNNNNNNNNNNNNNNNNNNNNNNNNNNNNNNNNNNNNNNNNNNNNNNNNNNNNNNNNNNNNNNNNNNNNNNNNNNNNNNNNNNNNNNNNNNNNNNNNNNNNNNNNNNNNNNNNNNNNNNNNNNNNNNNNNNNNNNNNNNNNNNNNNNNNNNNNNNNNNNNNNNNNNNNNNNNNNNNNNNNNNNNNNNNNNNNNNNNNNNNNNNNNNNNNNNNNNNNNNNNNNNNNNNNNNNNNNNNNNNNNNNNNNNNNNNNNNNNNNNNNNNNNNNNNNNNNNNNNNNNNNNNNNNNNNNNNNNNNNNNNNNNNNNNNNNNNNNNNNNNNNNNNNNNNNNNNNNNNNNNNNNNNNNNNNNNNNNNNNNNNNNNNNNNNNNNNNNNNNNNNNNNNNNNNNNNNNNNNNNNNNNNNNNNNNNNNNNNNNNNNNNNNNNNNNNNNNNNNNNNNNNNNNNNNNNNNNNNNNNNNNNNNNNNNNNNNNNNNNNNNNNNNNNNNNNNNNNNNNNNNNNNNNNNNNNNNNNNNNNNNNNNNNNNNNNNNNNNNNNNNNNNNNNNNNNNNNNNNNNNNNNNNNNNNNNNNNNNNNNNNNNNNNNNNNNNNNNNNNNNNNNNNNNNNNNNNNNNNNNNNNNNNNNNNNNNNNNNNNNNNNNNNNNNNNNNNNNNNNNNNNNNNNNNNNNNNNNNNNNNNNNNNNNNNNNNNNNNNNNNNNNNNNNNNNNNNNNNNNNNNNNNNNNNNNNNNNNNNNNNNNNNNNNNNNNNNNNNNNNNNNNNNNNNNNNNNNNNNNNNNNNNNNNNNNNNNNNNNNNNNNNNNNNNNNNNNNNNNNNNNNNNNNNNNNNNNNNNNNNNNNNNNNNNNNNNNNNNNNNNNNNNNNNNNNNNNNNNNNNNNNNNNNNNNNNNNNNNNNNNNNNNNNNNNNNNNNNNNNNNNNNNNNNNNNNNNNNNNNNNNNNNNNNNNNNNNNNNNNNNNNNNNNNNNNNNNNNNNNNNNNNNNNNNNNNNNNNNNNNNNNNNNNNNNNNNNNNNNNNNNNNNNNNNNNNNNNNNNNNNNNNNNNNNNNNNNNNNNNNNNNNNNNNNNNNNNNNNNNNNNNNNNNNNNNNNNNNNNNNNNNNNNNNNNNNNNNNNNNNNNNNNNNNNNNNNNNNNNNNNNNNNNNNNNNNNNNNNNNNNNNNNNNNNNNNNNNNNNNNNNNNNNNNNNNNNNNNNNNNNNNNNNNNNNNNNNNNNNNNNNNNNNNNNNNNNNNNNNNNNNNNNNNNNNNNNNNNNNNNNNNNNNNNNNNNNNNNNNNNNNNNNNNNNNNNNNNNNNNNNNNNNNNNNNNNNNNNNNNNNNNNNNNNNNNNNNNNNNNNNNNNNNNNNNNNNNNNNNNNNNNNNNNNNNNNNNNNNNNNNNNNNNNNNNNNNNNNNNNNNNNNNNNNNNNNNNNNNNNNNNNNNNNNNNNNNNNNNNNNNNNNNNNNNNNNNNNNNNNNNNNNNNNNNNNNNNNNNNNNNNNNNNNNNNNNNNNNNNNNNNNNNNNNNNNNNNNNNNNNNNNNNNNNNNNNNNNNNNNNNNNNNNNNNNNNNNNNNNNNNNNNNNNNNNNNNNNNNNNNNNNNNNNNNNNNNNNNNNNNNNNNNNNNNNNNNNNNNNNNNNNNNNNNNNNNNNNNNNNNNNNNNNNNNNNNNNNNNNNNNNNNNNNNNNNNNNNNNNNNNNNNNNNNNNNNNNNNNNNNNNNNNNNNNNNNNNNNNNNNNNNNNNNNNNNNNNNNNNNNNNNNNNNNNNNNNNNNNNNNNNNNNNNNNNNNNNNtttttttttttttttttttttttgaggaaaTATAAATGTGATTTGATATAACATAACCCACTTGCCAGTGCCATATTACACCACAAAATGAAAAAGGCAAATTGTATGGTTGAATATTGGTAGGTAgcctatttttatttatattgacTTGGATTATCTTCTTTTTAAGCAGTGATCACCTCTATTATATTATCTTAAGAAATCATACAATCTTATgcatgaaataatatatatatgttctaggttcaagtatttgtttttgttaaaaaaatttatagatgACGATAATAATACGATTCATATATGTTAAAATGCACATCGATCAACACCCATACGAACCATAATTTCTACATATcctaatatatatatgtatactgAAAATTGAAGTTCCACATCAATGATACAAGGGGGTCTTAAATTTTTGTTGTGTTGTGAAAGCGGCGAACATGAAATGTGTTTTGATTCCATCATGAACAATCAAACTCACTTTATGTGGTGGGAattccaaaattatattttgtacaTTATCACAATGAAAAGCAGCTGACcaaaattatttatgataagcttgaaaataataatattaataacgCTCCATGccacatatatttatatgattttctatttttattttaacaactTGATTAACCATTTTTGTAAATGGATGAGAGATAAGAAATAGCTTTTACAAAGACTTATTGTTCAGTCGCGCAGGTGCATACCTTTGCCCGGAATGTGATAAAAAATTTTGGGTTTTGTGAAATGTCTAGAgttaatatatatcattatgTTTTCTCGTTCTAATAATATTCTCTCATTACATTTACAATCGATCACAAATATTAATGTTATCAAAGTTTGCTGAGTTGTTAAATGTCGTGACATCTCTAAGGTTGATACATctagattttgaaataattttgattcattgcaaaatgttgaagaatttttcattataaattTGTGAGAGAAACTCAGTGTTTACTATTGAAGAATGCATATTCTTgaatgagtgggtctcatgtgagaccgtctcacggattttaatctgtgagacgggtcaaccctactcattttcacaataaaaagtaatactcttagcataaaaaataatatttttttatggatgacccaaaataagagatccgtctcacaaatacgatccgtgagaacgtctcaaacaagtttttgccttcttTGAATATGTTTTGTTGTCTAgagtttataattttatatcaaactcAATGGATTAAAATATTATCTGCACGAGCACATAAAAGTAtcaaagttaaattttttttaaaaaaaatccaaaaatcagCATAAAACACAAACCTAGCCATCCTATTTTTAAATCGTGGGTATTTCCCGATCTGATTAATAACTAATAAGATGATGATCGATTATTCAATATTCACTCAACAGTTTTCGAAAATCATTAAAAGTCATGAATTCAGATAGGAAATGGACCAAGCTGGCAAAATTATTGGATCTagattgattaagcccattaactCTCCAATCTAATAAGCCCGTTTAATAAACGAGGGATCACTCTTATATTTCCGAAACCCTAAGTGAAAGCGTACTTTTTTAGAAAATAGAATCGCCTCTCACTAGCGGACTCATCACTCAGATTCTGACGAGCAACGGCGTGAATCCGATTAAACGACAACGTAAACACATATGATCACCCTCTGTTTCCTTTTGCGTTTTCAGTAAATTTGATGGATTTGCTGTTTTTGTGTGCAGGAAATGGCGGACAAGGCAGTAACTATCAGAACAAGGAAGTTCATGACTAATCGTCTTCTTTCCAGGAAACAATTTGTATGttctgtatttattttattttagtttctatgtgattattttttttgtctcGTTTTCgtttatatgatttaattttgGGGGAGTTACTTCGATATTTAATTTTCAGATTATTGATGTGTTGCATCCAGGAAGGCCTAATGTTTCTAAGGTATGGTGTTCTCAGTGTAGTTTGCTTAGCTTATCTTATGCTTTTATTTGTTGAGAattaaaaaagaatttttttcttaGGTCAAATACAAAGTGATGTTAGTTTTTATAGTTACCTTTATTTGATATTTGTTCATGCATCACTCTGTAAGACCAGGTTGTGGTCTTTTGATTGAATCATCGGTAATTGTTCTAATATATATTGGTTCTGTGAATATTATTATTGAAGGCTGAGTTGAAGGAGAAATTGGCGAGGATGTACGAGGTAAAGGATCCAAATGCCATCTTTGTGTTCAAATTCCGGACACACTTTGGAGGAGGCAAATCTACTGGGTTTGGTTTAATCTACGATTCAGTCGAAAATGCCAAGAAATTTGAGCCAAAGTACAGGCTCATCAGGGTAATTCATTTACTCAATATACTATTTTACTATTAATAATTTCTCCTATTGATTTGAATGACAAGATATGGTTATTTCATCAATCTGTTTGCTGAAAAAATGCATTGCAATGGACTCATGCATATTGGTTTTAAGAATGTCAGGCATTCTTTCTGCCTTTTGAACTCATCGCTGATGCAATTTTATTTGTGTCATTGCTGGTGTTTCAATTCTGTGGTTAAGACATGAAAAGAGAATAAGATGCAAAAAAATATAGAAGATTTCTATAACTATGATGAATACTGCAAGTTCGTGTTTGTGTCATTGCTGGTGTTTCAATTCTGTGGTTAAGACATGAAAGAGAATCATGAAACGCAAACTTGCAGTATGCATCATTGTTATAGAAATcttctatatttttttgtatctTTTTGTTTCTAAAAACCTCTTGAACTTCTGAATGCAGAATGGTCTAGACACCAAGGTCGAAAAGTCAAGGAAGCAAATGAAAGAAAGGAAGAACAGAGCCAAGAAGATCCGTGGTGTTAAGAAGGTAGGTTGTTCTTCCCTTGGTCAAGATCCTTGGTATTTTCTTGCATTTAGCCGATGCAATATTCTACTTTATGTTCTCTGAATAGCAAATCCATTCTTTGCGAGAAAAAACTGCCGTGTTTGAAATATCACATCCCTCTACTTTTTAACTTACGGCTATATTATATTTGTGCAGACGAAGGCGGGAGATGCTGCCAAGGCTGGCAAGAAGAAATAAATTTCTTCCAGTTTTGTGCTCGGAGAGTTTGATGGTTGGAAGAGTTTCACATGGTGTTTTTGTCGCATTAATCAGGAACCGTTGAATCTCcttgttttgatttatttgtatttaatgAAGGAATCTCAACACTGCGTCATTGTTGAGACTATTTTTCACTAATTCTTGCTCTAAAATCTAACTAAAGATTTTACTTGGACATTTTGATGTGTTTGACGTGGGTTATATCAGGGATGCACCCTGAGACTCCAGATGGAACAATTTAGAACCCATTCGTCAAAGTGCGTTGTCGAATTGTCTTTGGAATTGGCGAATGAGTCTATGAGTCCAGTGGTTTGACTTTTGACCATGAACAAAGTGACGTAGTGAGTTCACAGAATCCAAACAGCCTGTGTGCCACTCTTCTGTACGTGGGCAGTATTGAAATGACCCAGAACTATGTTGACAACAACTACGTCGGACCGATTAATGTTTGAGCTTGCAGGAGCCTTAGGAGCAGCCATGGAAATGGCATCAACAAGCACAAAAGAATCCGTCTCCACTAACCAATTGCCATATATGGCCTTCATGTTTTTGATATATTGCTCAAGGCTTATTGAATTATCCCGCACCTCTCTTGAATTGAGGCCAATAAAATCGTTCTCTACCTAGATAATTGTCTTGTCCTTTCCAATATTACCGCGGCATGCAATTCTCAAATCAAAAGCAACAAAGTTCGACACCTTTAAACAAGCCCATTTTGTCGATGGCAGACTTTTTATTGTTGTCTTTCTCCTACAAATCAccaaattctttattttcattataaGCATTTTACAAAGAATCTAAACCTTTAACCTCTGTACttgtaatgcctgaagtaaatattacaaattgttgatttagtaatatgagattactaaataattaactatttttaaagaatgaaatatgacatatgttggtcatatgaagtccaaatgatttgaaatttggatataacgtagaaaactcaaagatatagaagtttcatgttttgaattttgaaaaatttgatcgtttgactggtccaaaaagatataccggtgttaaaatattaaatattatatattatattatattatattatattaatataataaatatttaaaaaaataaaaataaaaacaagataAATGTAAAAACTTTGAACGTGAATTCATTTTTCAAATTGACAGAAAGATAACAGAGGAGAGAAGAATAATTATAATAGGGTTTTTGATGTTTCTGTTCAATCtggcgacttatcggtttattcAATCGatgaaccgacttcagttctgagatcgttgacacgaggtcttcgatttgagatataaattttatagttttagtgatgtttgaaattcgtcgatttttggaataaatccgataaaatgttaaatcatactgaaattgaagattgttgaatagtgtattatcttaacgaagtagagaagattattgtgttgttgttttgaattattcctaatttattataattagggattttaatcgttgaattgaGATTGAAGAGTTGGTTgttagttgttattaattctgattatatatttggagtctacgaagtataggctacacgttgatataaagttttcgtaaTTTGACGGATATTGTAAAATaacctattatttgaagttaattaaaCTATGGTGTATTggatggtagtattgtgaattaaatataCCAGAATATTCAATTGttgaacgataagaatttataattgagttttatattttgttgaattagttgttattgggctatttgatgttatatattgaggctgttatgattgtgttgatacTGTGACAATGaactgataattgttgttgaattatttagatacatcacaAGCCTCAGGATCAAAGAAGtagccagattttatatatactcgattatcaggtacgtgttgacgtacgagcatatgttgttattgtttagtattgatgaatactattgcgttgaacgatgataaatcactggtattgggtgatttgatattatatttgttgttgtttattatcgttgatattgttggttgTTGTTTGTTGGaagacgtcacgttgatgttgttcgttcgacgatattgctgtcgccggtgttggggtgcgacgtatcgtcgatgttattcgttcaacgatattgctgtcgccagagtaggggtgcgacgtatcgttgatgttattcgtt
This genomic window contains:
- the LOC140967812 gene encoding small ribosomal subunit protein eS24z yields the protein MADKAVTIRTRKFMTNRLLSRKQFIIDVLHPGRPNVSKAELKEKLARMYEVKDPNAIFVFKFRTHFGGGKSTGFGLIYDSVENAKKFEPKYRLIRNGLDTKVEKSRKQMKERKNRAKKIRGVKKTKAGDAAKAGKKK